In a genomic window of Magnolia sinica isolate HGM2019 chromosome 16, MsV1, whole genome shotgun sequence:
- the LOC131228784 gene encoding uncharacterized protein LOC131228784 translates to MDPLKYLFKKPALMGRIAKWQLLLFEFNITYVTQKAIKGQALVDHLAAHFLPDYKPLKTFFPDEDILLIDEKEERKAGDWTLFFDGAANSKGSRVGTILYSPDDVSIPISRPLAFQCTNNVAKYEAFIAGLREAIILNVKKLRVFRDSQLIINQTNGDWIAKDEKLIPYHVYLKNLTVEFKEITFSYMPLAKNQFADGLATLASMLEIPKGVAESELIVELQEEPAFCLQIDEGETSSNDQP, encoded by the coding sequence ATGGACCCGTTGAAGTACTTGTTCAAAAAACCAGCACTAATGGGTAGGATTGCAAAATGGCAACTACTGCTTTTCGAGTTcaacatcacctatgtcactcagaaggcaatcaaggggcaagcactggtCGACCACCTAGCAGCACACTTTCTACCTGATTACAAACCgctgaagaccttcttccctgacgAGGACATCCTCCTGATtgatgaaaaagaagaaagaaaggcaggagaCTGGACACTCTTCTTTGACGGAGCTGCAAACTCAAAAGGGAGTAGAGTAGGCACCATACTCTACTCTCCCGATGACGTCTCAATTCCCATATCCAGGCCATTGGCATTCCAATGCACCAACAATGTAGCTAAATATGAAGCGTTTATCGCTGGTCTgagagaagccatcatcctcaatGTGAAGAAGTTGCGAGTCTTTAGAGATTCACagctcatcatcaatcagacgAATGGCGATTGGATAGCCAAGGATGAAAAGTTGATCCCTTATCACGTCTATCTGAAGAATCTAACAGTTGAATTCAAAGAGATCACGTTCTCTTACATGCCCCTAGCCAAGAACCAATTTGCGGATGGTTTGGCTACCCTCGCCTCAATGCTGGAGATCCCAAAAGGAGTTGCTGAATCGGAGCTCATTGTCGAGCTCCAGGAGGAACCCGCGTTCTGCCTGCAGATAGATGAAGGTGAAACCTCCTCGAATGATCAGCCATGA